Genomic window (Chionomys nivalis chromosome 7, mChiNiv1.1, whole genome shotgun sequence):
GGCCGGGCTACTTGACTCTGGGACTTTACAGCACCgtttgctcttttctctttgtcaGGTCTGCATTTTCTGGAGGAGTTCATTCAGTGAACATTCTCAGGAGCTGTGAGAGGACAGATGAAGCTCAGAAGCAGAGTGTGTGCCCAGGGGACATGGCCTAGAGCTGTCCTCAGcatgaaagcaaacaaaagctcAGGCCTTACTCTTTCATCCCTTGGCCTTGCCCCTGCggtttctcctcttctctctaaaGCTGATTGTTGCCTTTGTTTAAGGACAATGAGGAAGGAGTGTGTGGACCAGGGCAGCTCATCAGCTGAAGAAAGTAGTATGGAGAGGATGAATCACTCCAAGAATAATCTAGCcgaaaaaacacatacacacaccacaaaaaaaaaaaaaaaaaaaaaaaaagcttcatggAAAGAAAGGCTTGGTTCACAAGGGATTAGGAAGAGACCTGGCAGTGAATCTGAGCAGAGGGAGCACTGAATGTAGGTTTCCTTACCACATGCCACACATGAGCTCATGAACACTCCAATGTTACATACAGCTGATCAGAATTCCCCTAAAGGGTCCTGACGATGTCCAGCTCGTCTCTGGGTTCCTGAATCCCTGTCTCCTCTGAAATTCTTTTCCTGCAGGTAGCAATCACATTCACAGAGGAGCTTTTGTGGACCAACCTCCAGGAAGACCATAATGTGGGACACATAAGGACACTGCTCATTGGAGACAACTCAGATGCTTTCTTCATCTCCCTGTCACCCCACCCTCCAGAGCCCCCTTACCTGTTCTGTATGGAGATTTTACACTACAGTAGATTCCTAGGTGATCACagtgttcaaatgtgtgtgtgttatcacaTCTTCCTACAGCTTCTTAAACAAGGACTTCTCTTAGGGGAAGGTGGGATGGCTTAGGGgagaaaggcacttgccacaGTCTTGTCTGTCAGTTGGATTCCTGGTCACACACAGTTGAAACAAGATAATTCACTCCTAAAGTTATTCAATAACCTTCAACTACATACCATTTGTAATCCCACTGCTGGGGCCAGAAAACTGGTGGATTCCAGGGGAACACAGGCCAGCCAATCCAGACTAATTCATGAGCCTAAGGTCCCATGAGTGATAttgtcacacacaaaaaaatgtgtATGGTTCCTGAGAAATGACACACAAGATTGACCTTTGTCATCTACTCACATAGTCACAGACTACACCGAACACTTGAAAATAAACTCCACAGATGGACAGACAAAATGTAACAAGTTGATTgcacataaaacaattttaaagttaGTACGAATGGCTGCAGAATAGAATACAGGGTAGAGCTCTTACCTCGCGTGtgcagagccctgggttccatccctagaaccCAAGACACAATCAAGACAAAGAAAGGTGGAGTCCCATTATTTGGTAACTCCATTATGGCAGCTGGTGAATTAGAGTCCCtgaacaagaaagaaacaaatggctTTTAAATGAGCTTAACACAGTCCAGTTTCAAATTGTGCTCAACTCTGAAACAAGATAGGGAACAAGAATCAGTACAAATCTTCTCGTTAAACAGAAAAGGTCCTTCTGTAGACCACTTTGTATAGAGCCCCTTTCAGGTCCctgttcctcaggctgtagatgaACGGGTTCAGCATGGGGGTCACCACTGTGTACAGCACGGTGGCTGCCATGTCCTTCTCAGATGAATGTGCAGATGCGGGGTTGAAATATACAGCGATGATGGTGCCATAGAAGAGACAGACCACAGCCAGGTGGGAGCCACACGTGGAGAAGGCTTTCCATCTTCCCCTTGGGGATGAGACTCTCAGGACAGCAGATGTGATGTGGATGTAGGAGATCAGGATGCAGACAAAAGGGGTAACCATGACAACAGCTCCCTCTGTGAGGATCATCAGCTCATTGAGGTGTGTGTCAGAGCAGGACAGTTTTAAAAGGGGAGTAATGTCACAGAAGAAGTGAGGGATGGCATTGTCCCCACAGAATGAGAGCCGAGCAATGAGCAGGGTGTGTAATAGGACATTCAGATTGGCAGTGACCCACGATCCGGCCACCATCATGACACAGACTTTTTGGGTCATCTTTGTTGTGTAGTGTAAAGGGTGGCAGATGGCCACAAAACGGTCATAGGCCATCATAGCCAGCAGGAAATTGTCCATGTCcacaaacatgaaaagaaaatacatctGCGTGAGACACCCAGAGAAGGAAATGGCCTGAGTCCCGAGGAGGTGATTGGCCAGCACCTTGGGGACAGTGGTGGAGGAGAAGCAGACATCCACACAGGACAGGTtgctgaggaagaagtacatgggggtgtgcagGCGGGAGTCTGTGCCGATGGCCAGGATGATGAGCAGGTTCCCCAGGACAGTGGCCAGGTACATGgtgaggaagagcaggaagaggagctgctgctgctggggatcCCTGGAGAGTCCCAGGAGGAGAAACTCAGAGACACTCGACTGGTTGCTGCCTCTCATTGGACTATGAGCAGACAAAGATGATTAAATTCTCAAACTTGGGAATCCTGCTGAAAACTGGacaactggaattacagagaaaTAGGTTAGAGGATTTGGCAAAAGCACGAACATTTTGTTCCCCGTAGTGGCTTTGCCTCTTCATTGGCACAGTGCGCAGGCTTGTGAATGGATTGTGTGTGGCGTCTCAGGAAGGATGATGAACAGTGTCTGACAGTGAGTTTCTGCTCAGCCATGTGTGCTGCTTGAACTTTTTGccattgttttccttttggatctttgaggcagggtctccctgtgttGACAAGAGTGACCTTGAAGTTAGAATCCTCCTGACCCTGCTTCCCGAGTTCATGGGTGACATGACCACATTGCCTGTCCAGctaatgtttttttaaagtgtaacttttagaatgtttttattttgtgtgcattggtattttgcctgcatgaatgtctgtgtgagggtatccgatacccaggaactggagttaaagacagttaaGAGCTACCCCAGGGGTGCTGGGCTAATGGAccaacagccagtgctcttaactactgagccattatTTCCAGtttcataaaataagataaaagtgtCATTTATAAAAAATTACAGACTTATCCTGGAGGTGCTGGTACccacttttaatcacagcacttggaaggcagagtcagcagatctctgagttcaaggccacctagATCTATAGAGCAAGATCAAGGACAGCCTccatggctacacaaagaaacgtTCTCTCAAAATAAATTACAGACATAGGAATTCTGGCAGAGTTACGAGGGAGGGTGTAGTAGTAGATGTATTGAATCTCAGCgttcagaaggtggaggcaggaggatcaagagtttaaggtcTTGAGCTACACGGCCAGTCTGAATATAGCTTTAACTGTGTGCAACCTTGTTTTAATGTCAATCAATAGATTAACGGActaaaacattgtgtgtgtgtggtgtgtgtgtgtgtgtagtggtgttttatttaaaaatacaaaaattagtaGATCGTTTGAGGGAGAATCATGGAAATTATATTAACACGTGAAGTGAAATATGCCAGACTCGGGAAAACAGAAACACttcatttctatttgtttttttgcttgcttattgtttttggtttctgggagggtgtgttgttttgttttgttctgttctgttttttgagacagggtatctctgtgtagctctggctgtcctggaacctgctctgaagaccaggctagctCAAATCaaggagatcttcctgcctctgcttcccgaatgccTCCTACCACCTGGATACGTTTCTTTTCAAATGGGAAATATAAGGTAAAAAGAAACATGCTCAAACATGGTGggacacatctataatcccactACTCCACaggaagaggctggaggatctctgtgagcttaaggccagctTTATGCATAGAGAGTATCCCCATAGAGAGTCTCAgcagctggagggatggctcagtattAAAGACCAGGCTCggttcacaaccaaaaatgtAAGAGAGTCTCAGGACAGCCGAGATATAGAGAGactgtatttgtttttcaattttaattaaataatatcaTTTTTAGTAATTaatgtataataaaaacaaaaacattaaagtaGAAGAAGAAATTACTTCCAGAGACCAGGAAGCCAGAGGGGAAGCCAAAGACAGCAAAGGATAAGATTCGCATGGGATCAAAGTATATTTTACACATGTGTAAAGCTGCCATCATGAAACCATCATTTTATACAATCAATCTATATTGACAAAAAGGTATAAAACCaccaaagcactcatacacacccAGATGATTGTCCTAGATGCTAATAGGCCACAAGCTTTTAACACCCAGTATTATAGACACAATCACCATGATTAACAATGTGGCCTTGGAGGAAACATGGGTTCTCCATCCTCTCCAATCTGAACAAATCACATACTCCTGCTTGCTCTGTGGACTAAATTTGGCCTCATCCAAAGCCATCCCCGGACTGATAATCACAGTGTGCTGCTCTCTAGACTCAAACAGAGCTCacctctgagttctagaccaCGACTTCTTGGCTAGGGGCCCTGAGCTGAACTTGTGGAACTAAGGCAGAAAGGATGAGTCAGAGGGATGGGCAGACACTTGGCCAACCTGGACTCCCCACAGCCAGGACGCCAGAACTGACAAGACAGGCGCTGGTTGTTATGGGTGATTATGAAGAATGGTCTGTGAGCTCAGAACTGCTTATGTGGCTCCACGTAAGAGGAAGGGGTGTCCCTAGAATGTTTCACCTCCAGTATGCAACATAAAGTCCTACTGACCTGACATTGAGAGCAGATGGCAGTCGACAATGTCACCAGAAGTGCTGGGCTTGCTTCACATTCTTCACTTGGCCAGAAGTTGTCGTTCTGAGGGAGGAGAAATGTCATGGTGTTGTTGGACTGTATGTAGGATGCTCTGGAGCCTGGGCTCGGCCCTCAGGAGCAGAAGGACATCTGGGGAGCCACAGGGCGAGCTCTTCAGAGGAACTTCCATAGCCACAAGGGCCATGGTCCCTGAGAGTCTCATTAGAGACAAACATAGACCAAtttgtcctttctccttcttggGCTTGTTAGGAATAATCTTAAGGCGAGCCTCTCAGCCaacgcaaataattccaatcagactaATTTAGACCAAACAAATGCCCATGTTTACTGCACCACTCCCAATAGCCGGGAAAGCatggcaggaaagagagagagacagagagggggcaCACGCAAAACCTGAAAACCACGTGTTCTATTTCTCGgtggcagcctaaatagcctgtagAGAGGTTCTGACCCTCCCTTGCGAGGGCtcagtgcttggcaggctttTCCAGAGGTGGAATGCGAACAAAGGCAACTCCCATACCAGGAGTTGTGCTGATGCTTCCAATCATCCCAGggtccttggatataggggtgtcagagggctggggtctcactttcaatCAAACATCcaagactccttggatataggggcatcagctcaagtctggctacttcctgcgggcatGGGCGACATGGGGTGGGGAACTGGGAATTGGGCTCACAGTCAGTATCaggtgtggctggagcagcatCCGGTTTCCCGTCATCCTGGAGTCCTCAGGCACCTGCtctttgagggagatgagaaggcaggaggCTAGGaggaaaataattattattgGCCCTATAAATGGGGCAGCCATGAGAAGATATTAACTGTCAGAAGTGCCCTGGATGTACAACGAGGCTCAGGTGTATCAGATACAACCAGATTTTAGTGGTAGGTGTCCTTGATCCCAGAGAGTCAGTAGCAATGGTGAAGCCctggagctggtgcaggtgttggTGTTGTTTGCAGAGAGCTTTGTCTTGGCCCCGAAAGCAGGAGTGACctataaaatatgcttgaaactggCTGGCGTTAAAATAGGCTCTGAAGACTGTTAGTTTTTTAtcagacctgatttttgatacagcAGCAGCAATTTTTCAGGAAGAGAAATGGAACAGATTTATATCTTGGTGTCAGAGCAAAAGGCTACTGCTTTCAAATGCCTCTAGACAGACAATTAAAGGGAGTTGGGacctctggatttttttttaattttttttaattatttatttatttagtatacaatattctgtgtgtatgcctgcaggccagaagaaggcaccagacctcattacagatggttgtgagccaccatgtggttgcagggaattggattttaagatacaaagaaaacctttaatcTTGAACTATGAAGACTGTGAAAGAGGCACccctgtctgtattttagcaggaaacttaacaaataaaGTAATGAGCCACCAGTACCTTAAgacatcaaatgccattagactgatctgggagggataaatgagcaaaaatgagacagctttttagcTACACAGGCAATTCCAAATTTTTCCTAGTCCTTGGAGAACATCAGCCTAGAAACAGTGCTTGCTGTTAGCTATGAGgacaagaggcccaaagattttcctgtaggggaagatttagtctacctgtctcAGCAGGATGAGAAGATCAGTTCCCCTGaaggcatccaggaagctgaagagatgaAAGACTGCTTTTCCTTTGTGGGTGACTTTGCCAAACCCATAGATAAACCTGGAGGTGAAATGTCCTTTGCAACCACgtgtcttcttggaggagctaaagGGTGCTGCAGGAGCTGGTGTGTCTCTCTGTTAGAGGCTCTTTTCTTAAATGCCATACCCTCAGATCTATAAAGGCACTTGATAATTAGGTACCATTAGCTGTTATTTAAACTGAGCATATAAGATAAATTTAGACATAtattttatccaattagttaCAGTTTACCAGTGTTAGTAATgtaagaagataaaaagaaatatttcaataagTCAAAGAATAGTAGCACACGTGGGTACTCTTacccaagatggaagagaggtcaAAATAGAGATTACCTAACCAGTTCTagcaagttgttttctgacatCCACAAATGCTGTATAGCTTgcttgtgcacaccacacacacacacacacacacacacacactgtgctggTTTGAGTGACAATTATTCCTATTGGCTCATGTTTGAATATGTAGTTCCTAGTTGGTGAACAGTTTTGGGAAAGAcgaggaggtgtggtctttgaaggaagtgtgtcacacaTGTGTCACACTAGGTTCAGTCCCTCTCCCtccaatttacttatttatttatttatttatttattatttttttatttttttttttttgttttggtttttcgagacagggtttctctgtagctttggtgcctgctggcctcgaactcacagagatccacctgcctctgcctcccgagtgctgggattaaaggcgtgtgccaccactgcctggctctgcctccaatTTATGAATCAGacgtaagctctcagctacagctccagtgccatgcctccTATCTGCTGTCAGGCcacccaccatgatggtcatggactcgcCCTCTGACATCATAAACAacctcccaattaaatgctttcttttataagttgtcttagtcatggtgtctccacATGACAATAGAagagaaaccaagacatacacaatgtaatttttaagttcaacccagcacctgggaaacagaggcaggcagatttctgtgagctccagaccagacagactgttctacatagtgagttcaggtcagccagaaatacatagcgagaccctgtctccaaaagaatacaaataaaataaaatagaaagttaaTAAGTTTGAATTTCACAGAGCTGTGCACAGGTCCTAATCCACTGCTCTCTGTTGTCTGACTTTGGGAAGCATCTGACCTGCTTCCTCTGAGTCCCAAACCCTCACCCTCTGCTTAGTGAGGAAGTAAGTAAGTTAGACACATGACTAACTGAAACAATTGGTATGAAATGTCTCGTGACTCTTGACCTTGTCAGAGCCCTTGTCCACCATGCAGAGCCTGTGTATTAAGTCATATTACATTCTTCACTCTGCTTAGTCATCTGTATCTGGGTAGGTATCACCTAGATATCATGTTCCATGCATACACAACTTATATGCCATCAATCAGTTTGAATAGGGGTCACGGGACaagtcaaatgctttttccattTTAGAGGGAATGAAAAATAGAAGCCATTGATGAATCTACTTACAGACTGGTAAAatgaggattcttttttttttttttttttttttttggtttttcaagacagggtttctctgtggttttggagcctgtcctggaactagctcttgtagaccaggctggtctcgaactcacagagatccgcctgcctctgcctcccgagtgctgggattaaaggcgtgcgccaccaccgcccagcctaaaaTGAGGATTCTAATAAGTATATATTTCTGAccaggagttctttttttttttaatgctaagtgggtgtggctaggaccaactccatagCCCTGCCTATTGGCTCTGCCCCATCCAACAAGGCAGAGGTATATTCACCACTTTCTGCCAGCTgtgctcaccaccccagctccagggatacaGCAGGTC
Coding sequences:
- the LOC130877491 gene encoding olfactory receptor 1361-like, with product MRGSNQSSVSEFLLLGLSRDPQQQQLLFLLFLTMYLATVLGNLLIILAIGTDSRLHTPMYFFLSNLSCVDVCFSSTTVPKVLANHLLGTQAISFSGCLTQMYFLFMFVDMDNFLLAMMAYDRFVAICHPLHYTTKMTQKVCVMMVAGSWVTANLNVLLHTLLIARLSFCGDNAIPHFFCDITPLLKLSCSDTHLNELMILTEGAVVMVTPFVCILISYIHITSAVLRVSSPRGRWKAFSTCGSHLAVVCLFYGTIIAVYFNPASAHSSEKDMAATVLYTVVTPMLNPFIYSLRNRDLKGALYKVVYRRTFSV